One genomic region from Drosophila busckii strain San Diego stock center, stock number 13000-0081.31 chromosome 3R, ASM1175060v1, whole genome shotgun sequence encodes:
- the LOC108603095 gene encoding elongation factor 1-alpha 2, with product MGKEKIHINIVVIGHVDSGKSTTTGHLIYKCGGIDKRTIEKFEKEAQEMGKGSFKYAWVLDKLKAERERGITIDIALWKFETAKYYVTIIDAPGHRDFIKNMITGTSQADCAVLIVAAGTGEFEAGISKNGQTREHALLAFTLGVKQLIVGVNKMDSTEPPYSETRYEEIKKEVSSYIKKIGYNPASVAFVPISGWHGDNMLEPSEKMPWFKGWTVERKDGKTEGKCLIDALDAIQPPQRPTDKPLRLPLQDVYKIGGIGTVPVGRVETGVLKPGMVVNFAPVNLVTEVKSVEMHHEALTEAMPGDNVGFNVKNVSVKELRRGYVAGDSKNNPPRGAADFTAQVIVLNHPGQIANGYTPVLDCHTAHIACKFAEIKEKCDRRTGKTTETEPKAIKSGDAAIIMLVPTKPLCVESFQEFPPLGRFAVRDMRQTVAVGVIKSVNFKETTSGKVTKAAEKAQKKK from the exons ATGGGCAAGGAGAAGATCCATATTAATATCGTTGTCATTGGCCACGTCGATTCGGGCAAGTCTACCACCACCGGGCATTTGATTTACAAATGCGGCGGCATCGACAAGCGTACAATTGAGAAGTTTGAGAAGGAGGCCCAGGAAATGGGCAAAGGCTCGTTCAAGTATGCCTGGGTGCTGGACAAACTGAAGGCAGAGCGCGAGCGTGGCATTACCATTGACATTGCCTTGTGGAAGTTCGAGACGGCCAAGTATTATGTGACCATCATTGATGCGCCTGGCCATCGAGATTTCATCAAGAACATGATTACCGGCACCTCGCAAGCTGATTGTGCTGTACTCATTGTGGCTGCCGGTACCGGCGAATTCGAAGCTGGCATTTCGAAGAACGGCCAAACGCGTGAGCATGCGCTGTTGGCCTTCACGCTGGGCGTCAAACAGCTGATTGTGGGCGTCAATAAGATGGACTCTACGGAGCCACCTTATAGCGAAACACGCTACGAGGAGATCAAGAAGGAAGTCTCTTCGTACATCAAGAAGATTGGCTATAATCCAGCTTCAGTTGCTTTTGTGCCCATTTCGGGCTGGCATGGCGACAACATGCTCGAGCCATCAGAGAAGATGCCCTGGTTTAAGGGCTGGACCGTTGAACGCAAGGATGGCAAGACAGAGGGCAAATGCCTGATTGACGCGCTGGACGCGATTCAGCCACCACAGCGTCCGACCGACAAGCCACTACGCTTGCCACTGCAGGATGTCTACAAGATTGGCGGCATCGGCACCGTACCCGTGGGTCGAGTAGAGACTGGCGTGCTCAAGCCAG GTATGGTGGTAAACTTTGCACCTGTTAATTTGGTTACTGAGGTCAAGTCGGTAGAAATGCATCACGAAGCCCTGACCGAAGCCATGCCGGGCGACAACGTTGGCTTCAATGTTAAGAACGTTTCGGTTAAGGAGCTTCGTCGTGGCTATGTGGCTGGCGATTCCAAGAATAATCCTCCACGTGGCGCTGCCGATTTTACTGCCCAG GTAATTGTGTTAAATCATCCTGGGCAAATAGCCAATGGCTATACTCCCGTTTTGGATTGCCATACGGCTCATATTGCTTGCAAGTTTGCTGAAATCAAGGAGAAGTGCGACCGTCGTACGGGCAAGACCACGGAGACCGAACCCAAGGCTATAAAATCTGGTGATGCGGCTATTATAATGCTGGTGCCGACTAAACCGCTCTGCGTTGAAAGCTTCCAGGAATTTCCGCCATTGGGACGCTTTGCCGTGCGCGATATGCGTCAAACAGTAGCGGTGGGTGTCATCAAGTCGGTGAACTTTAAAGAAACGACCTCGGGCAAAGTTACAAAAGCCGCTGAGAAGGCACAGAAGAAGAAATAA
- the LOC108601694 gene encoding tubulin-specific chaperone A: MADPRIRQLVIKTGVIKRLTKEKTVYEKEVNIEIARLNKFKTDGADDHVLRKQQEVIQECQMMIPDSKRRLEKELEVLQKYLDDEQDLKDSETYTKALEVLTEAKSVLEA, encoded by the exons ATGGCAGATCCTCGCATTCGCCAATTGGTAATCAAAACGGGTGTTATTAAGCGGCTGACCAAGGAGAAAACTGTTTATGAGAAGGAAGTGAACATCGAAATAGCTcggttaaataaatttaaaacagatGGCGCTGATGACCATGTGCTGCGCAAGCAGCAGGAGGTAATACAGGAGTGCCAAATGATGATCCCAGACTCCAAGCGACG ATTGGAGAAGGAACTCGAAGTGCTGCAAAAGTATCTGGATGATGAGCAGGATCTCAAGGATTCAGAGACCTACACAAAGGCATTGGAGGTGCTTACCGAAGCCAAATCTGTATTAGAAGCTTAA
- the LOC108601691 gene encoding uncharacterized protein LOC108601691: MPQNLCLSKIKADINNVIANLQCLEKLSTAPVEDFNIEHASQIQQRTTALLEQLEQLPHQEILRIQLRRQLKRIKAKENAKLRKEQCRKTPASVPESSNALTTTEEVGLSAKEQACPLRLKRLGEATMMLQKFDLLEKLYTSRGGHYGLSQSLAQMRKAWRCVQKENDNTDKLLLLETMWDRVIFGCTSGNICYQRKGKKAKKDFIQKRTIWDSYICQGTGTSIPIGWVLPPENPSPEWAKFCCK, translated from the exons ATGCCGCAGAATCTgtgtttaagcaaaataaaggCAGATATTAACAATGTTATTGCTAATTTACAATGTTTGGAAAAGTTGAGCACTGCTCCAGTGGAAGACTTCAACATCGAGCATGCATCACAAATCCAGCAGCGCACCACAGCCCTGCTAGAGCAGTTGGAACAGCTGCCACATCAAGAAATTTTGCGCATTCAACTGAGACGCCAGCTAAAACGTATAAAAGCCAAAGAGAACGCCAAACTTAGGAAAGAACAATGTAGAAAAACACCAGCATCTGTCCCAGAGTCCAGTAATGCATTAACTACTACTGAGGAAGTAGGGCTGTCTGCAAAAGAGCAAGCTTGTCCGCTTAGACTAAAACGCCTAGGTGAGGCCACAATGATGCTCCAAAAATTTGACTTGCTTGAAAAACTATACACGTCTCGCGGTGGGCACTATGGGCTTAGCCAAAGTTTAGCACAAATGCGCAAAGCTTGGCGCTGTGTTCAGAAGGAGAATGACAATACAGATAAGTTATTGCTTTTGGAAACTATGTGGGATAGAGTTATATTTGGCTGCACTTCTGGCAACATTTGTTATCAGCGTAAGGGAAAGAAGGCCAAAAAAGACTTCATACAGAAGAG aACCATTTGGGATTCTTATATTTGTCAAGGCACCGGCACAAGCATACCAATCGGCTGGGTGTTACCACCAGAAAATCCCAGTCCCGAATGGGCaaagttttgttgcaaataa
- the LOC108601693 gene encoding nucleoside diphosphate kinase: MIASLLAFYSLFSFAMAANKERTFIMVKPDGVQRGLVGKIIERFEQKGFKLVAMKFMWAEKELLEKHYADLSARPFFPGLVNYMNSGPVVPMVWEGLNVVKTGRQMLGATNPADSLPGTIRGDFCIQVGRNIIHGSDAVESAEKEIALWFNEKELVTWAPAAKDWIYE; encoded by the exons ATGATTGCTTCGCTTTTGGCATTCTATTCTCTATTCTCGTTCGCAATGGCCGCCAACAAGGAGCGCACTTTTATCATGGTTAAGCCCGATGGAGTCCAACGTGGACTTGTCGGCAAAATCATTGAGCGCTTTGAGCAGAAGGGCTTCAAGTTGGTCGCTATGAAGTTCATGTGG GCTGAGAAGGAGTTGTTGGAGAAGCACTACGCTGATCTGTCTGCTCGTCCCTTCTTCCCCGGTTTGGTCAACTACATGAACTCCGGTCCAGTGGTTCCCATGGTGTGGGAGGGTCTGAATGTGGTTAAGACCGGTCGTCAAATGCTGGGCGCTACCAACCCAGCTGACTCTCTGCCCGGCACCATCCGCGGTGACTTCTGCATCCAGGTTGGCCGCAACATCATCCACGGCTCTGATGCCGTTGAATCTGCCGAGAAGGAGATTGCTCTGTGGTTCAACGAGAAGGAGTTGGTCACTTGGGCCCCAGCTGCCAAGGATTGGATCTATGAATAG
- the LOC108601270 gene encoding uncharacterized protein LOC108601270, giving the protein MANSNDNSRVYWSDEVINFLIGSIRNAPYMWDKSNKDYSTRYLKHNFWKNLRWTLLKRFKFRAYTNELTRKWHNLTSYYRVQQKAIVDANARGAPPEEMRALEGWKFLHQLQFLPYSLHDKSTENAYDCNTWDDSDARSSMATGEDNQYGNNPESLFTPKVELRLRDPKKFAIEEFNVPAINEPEVEEITPISLEPRIAMDNTHNSPNFHYGMAFAQDIYELDDNLKIDAKLEIMKVFVKYQKLQLHQTVMSLADSKKVNTRVIEFLGT; this is encoded by the exons ATGGCGAATTCAAATGACAATTCGAGAGTTTATTGGTCAGACGAAGTGATAAATTTCCTTATTGGATCCATTCGCAATGCTCCTTATATGTGGGACAAATCCAACAAGGACTATAGTACGCGGTACTTGAAGCACAACTTTTGGAAAAACTTAAGGTGGACTTTGCTGAAAAGATTCAAGTTTCGCGCCTATACAAATGAACTGACCCGAAAATGGCACAATCTAACAAGCTATTACCGCGTACAGCAGAAGGCAATCGTGGATGCAAATGCGCGAGGAGCGCCTCCTGAAGAAATGCGAGCATTAGAAGGCTGGAAGTTCCTGCATCAACTTCAATTTCTGCCTTACAGCTTGCATGACAAAAGC ACGGAAAATGCATACGATTGCAACACCTGGGATGACTCTGATGCGCGAAGCTCTATGGCCACCGGGGAGGACAACCAATACGGAAATAATCCTGAAAGCCTGTTCACTCCAAAGGTAGAACTAAGGCTAAGAGATCCCAAGAAATTTGCTATTGAGGAGTTCAATGTTCCTGCAATTAACGAGCCAGAAGTTGAAGAGATAACTCCTATCTCATTGGAGCCCCGTATCGCAATGGACAATACTCACAATTCTCCTAATTTTCACTATGGCATGGCGTTTGCCCAAGATATTTACGAGCTAGATGATAATTTGAAGATTGATGCCAAATTGGAAATTATGAAAGTCTTTGTCAAGTATCAGAAGCTACAGCTCCATCAAACAGTCATGAGCCTAGCGGAcagcaaaaaagtaaatacaagAGTAATTGAATTCCTAGGTacttaa
- the LOC108603408 gene encoding histone H4, producing the protein MTGRGKGGKGLGKGGAKRHRKVLRDNIQGITKPAIRRLARRGGVKRISGLIYEETRGVLKVFLENVIRDAVTYTEHAKRKTVTAMDVVYALKRQGRTLYGFGG; encoded by the exons ATGACAGGTCGTGGTAAGGGAGGTAAAGGTTTGGGAAAAGGTGGTGCTAAGCGTCATCGCAAAGTCTTGCGTGATAATATCCAGGGTATTACCAAGCCTGCTATTCGTCGTCTGGCTCGTCGTGGCGGTGTTAAGCGTATATCTGGATTGATCTACGAGGAAACCCGTGGCGTCTTAAAG GTTTTCTTGGAAAACGTCATCCGTGATGCGGTTACTTACACCGAGCACGCTAAGCGCAAGACAGTCACCGCTATGGACGTTGTGTATGCCTTGAAGCGACAGGGCCGCACTCTGTACGGCTTCGGCGGCTAA
- the LOC108603406 gene encoding protein Cep78 homolog, whose protein sequence is MSQIRVRETPKRASVVVSVPPLVKKSSKSRSFHFRYLELCRAKNLTPVPNLRANVNEFNILELYGDKVGVSDWLLIIEALQHDLVLQTLFLRMRRSNGNYPVQPIDTEKRARLFRQKPVIYTRFIFYSLVQAISNCIQVNKNLTILRLEGLPLQDCYIELVAKSLASNDCLKEISFQRSYIGDKGCELVCSTVKYLNHVEIFNIGECNIGSKGAEYVADMIKMQKISRFSEGWEKSLRYRSVDINSISGLRYISLANNPNVGDDGIRPIAEVLKEDAWVKCIDLECCGLTDRGANILLDCLSLNNAITDLNISKNEGMSKILARQIRDQLGKEDEEKQQEPQYDFSCINGLQSLPKGQKFTISQLLTHTKTLEEQLSFERTLRKKAEKLNEKLNQQLIYLEQSMTQLPTSATSTAVAPNLPNGYVLVKNDSLQSVIKNTHYAKLPPNSAVSSAETTPRDIPTMRKQQLQQQQQQQQFGAPEIQSQTLRQANYEESDEGYSMMGADQQPRQPLQVRKVRSEMKYVEAMTKDNAKKRESKSDHEFANERDFKLNPNVEFEQDIGDGAMMQSNRKRYENAGDGDMETNYSNEQYERELMQAHNNMGYEHIGDGLGHEQHVKLSKMQKRFANMKNNQMGIYMAELEHKINGKSGKKRHKSKNTDKQDNHVYESPTEANRIQIDSYMSNMDNGPIDNTGGDSDAEVSTLRGQVCNTFANSPMNVFVRRTHSEMDTLEVQEDNSDTSEDQMISPRAKFMEMQRKKNEMTH, encoded by the exons ATGTCTCAGATTCGTGTGCGCGAGACACCAAAGCGAGCTAGCGTTGTGGTCTCTGTGCCTCCACTGGTTAAGAAGTCCAGCAAGAGTCGTTCGTTTCATTTCCGTTACTTGGAGCTGTGCCGTGCCAAGAACTTAACACCCGTGCCAAATTTACGCGCCAATGTCAATGAGTTTAACATCTTGGAGCTTTATGGCGATAAGGTGGGCGTGAGTGACTGGCTGCTCATAATCGAGGCTTTGCAGCATGATCTGGTGCTTCAAACGCTTTTCCTACGCATGCGCCGTTCCAATGGAAACT ATCCTGTTCAGCCCATTGATACTGAAAAGCGTGCTCGTCTCTTTCGGCAAAAGCCAGTTATCTACACACGCTTCATTTTCTACAGCCTAGTGCAGGCTATTTCCAATTGTATACAGGTCAACAAGAATCTGACTATACTTAGGCTAGAGGGTCTACCACTGCAGGATTGTTACATAGAGCTAGTTGCCAAG TCGCTCGCTTCCAATGATTGCCTGAAGGAAATAAGCTTCCAAAGGTCTTACATTGGTGATAAGGGCTGTGAGTTGGTCTGCAGCACCGTCAAGTATTTGAACCATGTGGAAATATTCAACATTGGTGAATGCAATATAGGCTCCAAGGGTGCAGAATATGTTGCTGATATGATCAAG ATGCAAAAGATTTCACGCTTTTCGGAGGGCTGGGAGAAGTCGTTGCGCTATCGCAGCGTCGacattaattcaatttcaggTTTGCGCTATATATCGTTAGCCAACAATCCCAATGTTGGCGATGACGGTATACGCCCGATAGCCGAGGTGCTGAAAGAAGATGCCTGGGTAAAGTGCATCGATCTGGAGTGCTGCGGTCTAACTGATCGTGGTGCCAACATACTATTAGACTGCCTAAGTTTAAATAATGCCATCACCGATCTCAATATAAGCAAAAACGAAGGGATGAGCAAGATTTTAGCTCGCCAAATTCGCGATCAACTGGGCAAAGAGGATGAGGAGAAGCAGCAAGAGCCGCAGTATGATTTTAGCTGCATTAATGGTCTGCAAAGCTTGCCCAAGGGGCAGAAGTTTACCATTTCTCAGCTGCTCACCCATACCAAGACATTGGAGGAACAGTTGTCCTTTGAGCGCACATTGCGAAAGAAGGCCGAGAAGCTGAATGAGAAGCTTAATCAACAGCTTATTTATCTTGAACAAAGCATGACACAGCTGCCAACATCAGCCACAAGCACCGCTGTTGCACCCAATTTGCCAAATGGTTATGTGTTGGTAAAGAACGACTCACTGCAATCTGTGATTAAAAA TACTCATTATGCCAAGTTGCCGCCCAATAGCGCCGTCAGCAGCGCAGAGACAACTCCACGCGATATTCCCACTATGCgtaaacagcagctgcaacaacagcaacagcagcagcaatttggtGCGCCTGAAATACAGTCACAGACACTACGACAGGCCAATTATGAAGAAAGCGATGAGGGCTATTCTATGATGGGTGCTGATCAGCAGCCACGCCAGCCTTTGCAGGTACGCAAGGTGCGCAGTGAGATGAAGTACGTAGAGGCGATGACTAAGGACAATGCTAAGAAGCGCGAGTCCAAGTCGGATCACGAGTTTGCCAACGAGCGCGAT TTTAAGCTGAATCCAAATGTTGAATTCGAACAAGATATTGGTGATGGCGCTATGATGCAATCAAACCGTAAGCGCTATGAGAATGCTGGAGACGGCGATATGGAAACAAATTATTCGAATGAACAGTATGAACGCGAGCTTATGCAGGCACACAACAATATGGGTTATGAGCACATTGGTGATGGTCTTGGCCACGAGCAGCACGTCAAGCTgagtaaaatgcaaaagcgtTTTGCCAACATGAAAAACAACCAAATGGGTATATACATGGCTGAGCTAGAGCATAAGATTAATGGCAAATCCGGAAAGAAGCGACACAAGTCGAAAAACACAGATAAACAGGATAATCATGTATATGAGTCGCCTACGGAAGCTAATCGCATTCAAATCGATTCGTACATGTCAAACATGGATAATGGACCAATAGATAATACTGGAGGTGATTCAGATGCTGAAGTAAGCACATTACGTGGACAGGTGTGCAATACTTTTGCGAATTCGCCGATGAATGTCTTTGTGCGGCGCACACATTCCGAGATGGATACCCTAGAGGTGCAAGAGGACAATAGTGACACATCTGAGGATCAAATGATATCTCCGCGCGCTAAGTTCATGGAAATGCAGAGGAAAAAGAATGAAATGACCCATTAA